Proteins encoded in a region of the Candidatus Hydrogenedentota bacterium genome:
- a CDS encoding leucine-rich repeat domain-containing protein → MKHIGQVVVLVCILAMGLNGCSPIVFIPDPALKSVIQAELGKPLSLFLTQTDLAKITELNGSGYNIDSLEGLQFCNNLRKINLSDNRISSMGALAGLTKLTYLNLSGNEITDIEPVSGMLSLDYLNLGGSGNAIIDWRYLQDNVLNGGLKAGSVVVLPYVHTMSSTGNPYPSFLGAYTAMVDAGVILEFLND, encoded by the coding sequence ATGAAACATATTGGCCAAGTGGTCGTGCTGGTCTGCATACTTGCAATGGGTCTTAACGGATGTTCTCCAATTGTCTTTATCCCGGATCCTGCGTTGAAATCAGTGATTCAGGCAGAATTGGGTAAACCCTTGTCTTTGTTTCTTACGCAGACAGATCTCGCTAAGATTACGGAATTAAACGGTTCCGGCTATAACATTGACAGCTTGGAAGGGCTGCAATTTTGCAACAATCTACGCAAAATTAATCTGAGCGATAATCGTATCTCCAGTATGGGGGCCCTTGCCGGATTGACTAAGCTGACCTATCTCAATCTTAGTGGAAACGAAATTACCGATATTGAGCCCGTGTCAGGCATGTTGTCCCTAGACTATCTCAATCTTGGCGGGTCTGGCAATGCCATTATCGATTGGCGATATCTGCAGGACAATGTGTTGAACGGCGGATTAAAGGCGGGTTCCGTTGTCGTGTTGCCTTATGTCCACACCATGAGCAGCACGGGTAATCCCTATCCTAGTTTTCTGGGAGCCTACACCGCTATGGTAGACGCAGGTGTAATCCTCGAATTTTTAAATGATTAA